From the genome of Streptomyces spinoverrucosus:
CTGCTGCGGGCCGTCGTCGGCGTCGGTGGCCGGGAGTACGGGCTGCGCGTCGCCCTCTGCTTCGGCGCCGGCGTCGCCATCGCCCAGGCGCTGCGACACGCCCAGTGGTACGGGCCGCACGACCACTGGTACTGGCTCCCCGCCACCGTCGTCTTCCTCGTCAAGCCAGATCTGGGACCACTCGTCTCCCGTGTCCTGTGCCGTGCCGCCGGTACCGTGCTCGGCGCCCTCGTCTTCGCCGGGTTCGCGGCACTGCTGCCCCGGCCCGAGGGGCTCGTCGCGCTCGTCGCCGTCAGCGGTGCTCTCATTCCCGTCGCCACGCGGCACTTCGCCGCCCAGACCGCCGTCGTGACCGTGCTCGTCCTCGCCCTGGTGATGGTCGGCGGCGAACCGCAGGCCTCCGTGAGCCGGATCGGGGAGACCCTGCTGGCCTGCGCGATCGTCCTGGTCGTCGGGCATCTGCCGATGCCGGGGCAGCGGGGCGGGGGCGTGCGGGCACGGCTCGGCGCGGCCGGGAGCGCGGCCCAGGCCTATCTCGCCCATGTGATGAGCGAGTCCGACGACCGCGCCGCCCGCTGGACCCTGCGCCGCGAGGCCTACCGCACGCTCGCCGAGGCGCGAGGTGCCATCGCCCTCGCGGCCGCCGAACTGCCCGCGCTCGCCCGGCACACGGAGGGCGCCGACGAGGTCGCCGGCACCCTCGAACGGCTCGTCGACACGACCACCGCGTGCGCCGTCCACCTCGACGACGCCGGCCGGCTCACGCCGCGCCACACCGAGCGACTCGCCGAGCTCCTCGACGAACTGGAGTCGGGACGCCGCCGCCTCGGCCTGCGCGAGCCGGAGCTGCCCGTCGCCGGCTGACGTGGCTCCCCTGCGAGGAGGCCGTCAGCTCCCCACCCGCACCCACACCGGCGCGTGATCCGACCCCGCCGCGCCCCGCCGTTCCGCCGGATCCGGCCCCACCGACGGCAACTGAGGCGCACCGGTCCCCGGCAGTCCCGTCCCCGCCGCCGTCACCCGGCGGACCACCCGGTGGCTGCACAGTATGTGGTCGATCAGTTCGCGCCGCCCGGAGTTCACCCGCGAGAACCTCTGCTCGGCGGGTATCAGCGGCGCCACGTTCCACAGCCGGGCCGCGTCGCCCTTGTCGGTCGCCCGGAAGCCGGGCGTGCCGATCTCCGAACCGGGCGGGCCGAGCAGGATCTGGGTGGTCGCCGCCTGGGCCTCGTCGTTCAGGTCGCCCAGCACCACCACGTCCCGCGCCCGCCCGTCGCCCGCCAGCAGTTTGTCGGCCAGCGCCCGCAGCGCCGTCGCCTCGGCGGCCCGCCGGTAGAGGGCGTAGGCGCCGTAGCGTGCGCGTTCGCCCTCGTCACGGGGGTGGAAACGGCCCTCCGGGTACGACAGCAGCTTCGACTTGAGGTGCGCGACGGCCACCGACAGCTCACCGGCCCGCACCGCCAGCAGGCCCCGGCCCGCCTCTGCCACGGCCGGTCCCGAGTCGTCCGCCTGCACCGGCCGCAACGGCGCCGGGAACGTTGTCGTGTCCGACAGCACCACCAGCGGCGTACGACTGAGGAAGCCGACCCGGATGCCCCGGCTGTCGGCGTGCTCGGACAGGCAGATGTGCCAGTTGCCGGCCAGCATCCCGGCCAGGTCGGCCAGCGCGTCCGGGTCCCCGACCTCCTGTACGCCGAGCAGGGCCGGGTCGAGTTCCGCGATGACGTCGGCGAGGGCGGCGAGCTTGGTCTCGTAGGCGGCCTTGTCCTTGGGGCCGAACGGCCCGCCGGGCCGGTACAGGTTCTCCAGGTTCCAGGTGCCGAGCAGCATGCCGGGCTCCCTTCAGAGGCTGGACGGCGGTGTGTGGTGAGGCCAGCGTGCCCGTGCGCGCGGTTCCTGGACAGACCCGTGACAGGATGCGCCGTTCACTTCACGCGCCCCGGCGACCGCGTCGTACGTTGGCCTGATGACGCCTTCTCCCGCGGAAGCTCCCGCCGACCTCGTCATCACCGGATGCGCCGTCCTCGTGCACGACGATCAGGAGCGGATCCGGTTCGAGGAGAACGCCGCGGTCGTCGTACGAAGTGGAGTCGTCGAGTCCGTCACCACCGCCGATGCCGTACGGCACCTGCCCGCCGTCGAGCGCATCGACGCCGTCGGCCAGGTCGCCCTCCCGGGACTCGTCAACTGTCACACCCACGCGCCCATGGTCGCCCTGCGCGGCCTCGCCGAGGACCTGCCGACCGAGGCGTGGTTCAACGACGTCGTCTGGCCCGTCGAGTCCAACCTGACCGAGCGGGACGTGGAGTTGGGCGCGCGGCTCGCCTGCGCCGAGATGATCCGGGGCGGCGTCACCTGCTTCGCCGACCACTACTTCACGATGGACGCGGTCGCCGCCGTCGTCGAGGAGTGCGGGATGCGCGCCCATCTGGGCGAGGCCTTCTTCTCCTCGCAGGGGGCTCAAGGGCGGGAGCGGAGTCTCGACTTCGCGCTACGGAACCGGGGGCGCGCCGACGGCCGTATCACCACCGCCCTCGCCCCGCACGCCCCCTACACCGTCGACGACGCCGACCTCACCGCCACCGCCGACCTCGCCCGCGCTCACGGCCTCCCGGTGCACCTCCACGCCGCCGAGAACCGCGACCAGACCGACACCAGCCTCGCCCGCCACGGCATCACCCCCATCGAGGTCCTGGAACGCACAGGGCTCCTCGACACCGACCTGCTCATCGCGCACGGCACCGGCATCGTCGACCGTGACCTGCCCCTGCTGGAACGCGCGGGCGGACGTGTCGCCGTCGCCACCGCACCGCGCGGCTATCTGAAGTTCGGCTGGCCCACCACCACACCCGTCCGCGCCCTGCGCGCCATCGGCGTCCCCGTCGGACTCGCCACCGACGGCGCCGCCTCCAACAACTCCCTCGACGTCTGGGAGTCGATGGCGCTCACCGCCCTCATCCAGAAGTCGACCGAGGGCGATCCACGCTGGCTGACCGCACGTCAGGCCCTGCACCACGCCACATTGCAGAGCGCCCGCGCGGTCGCACTGGGCGACGCCATCGGCGCCCTCGCGCCGGGCCGGCGCGCCGACATCGTCCTCGTCGACCTCACCGGCCCGCACACCCAGCCCGTGCACGACCTCGCCGCGACGCTCGTGCACAGCGCCCGCTCCTCGGACGTACGCACGACCATCGTCGACGGGCGGATCCTGATGCGCGACCGCGAGCTGCTGACGCTGGACGTGAGCGCGGTCGTACGGGAGTTGGGTGAGCGCATGCCCGCGCTGCTGGACCGGAGCCATGGGCGGCGTATCCAGGAGTACGACACCTGAGACTTCGCCCGCCGCGAAGAATCTTCTGCCGCGCCAAAAAATCTTCGGGGAACCGCGATGAGTTCCACCCCGTCCAACGGTCACCATCCGCAACGGGACCGTTGCACAGGAGGGGCCATGTCGCTTCCGGAGATCGCCTCGCGCGAGGAGTGGCGCAGGGCGCGTCAGGAACTGCTGGTCAAGGAGAAGGCCGCCACACGCGCGCGGGACGCGCTCAACGCCGAGCGGCGGCGGCTGCCGATGGTGGAGATCAACACTGAATACGTGTTCGAGGGTGGCGACGGCAAGGCCACTCTGCTCGACCTCTTCGAGGGCCGGCGCCAGCTCGTCGTCTACCACTTCATGTTCGCGCCCGAGTGGGACGCCGGCTGCCGCAGCTGCTCGGCGTTCCTCGACCAGGTCGGGCATCTGGCGCATCTGCACGCGCGCGGGACGACGTTCGCGGCCGTCTCCAGGGCGCCGTACACGCGGATCCTGCCGTTCAAGGCGCGGATGGGCTGGACGCTGCCCTGGTACTCGTCGTACGACGACGACTTCAACCACGACTTCGCGGCCACCCTGGAGCACGACGGGCAACTCGTCGACCGCCCCGGCGTCAGCTGTTTCCTGCGGGACCGGGACCGGGCGTTCCACACCTACTCGACGTACGAGCGCGGGCTGGACGGGCTCGGCTCGACCACCAGCTTCCTGGACCTCACCGCGCTGGGCCGACAGGAGGAGTGGGAGGAACCCAAGGGGCGCGCGTCGGCGTTCGGGGCGCCCGCGGGAAGTGAGCGGATCCGTTATCACGACGAGTACGAGGAGTGAAGCGGAGGGTAACGGTAAACGTGCAGATGGGGAGAGCCTCCTCACCTTTGACGGTGAACGAGTGTCAACTACGTCTCAGTAGTGTCACTTGGCGAGGCGATTTCCCTTCGGAAGGCGTTAACTCCTACAAGTACGACGCTTTCTGGAGGTGCAGGATGGTGAACGGGCGAATGGTGCTCGAACGCTTTCCCGCGGGCGGGCCGCGCGGGTCGTGGCCCGCGGAGGAGTTCGCGCGGGCGCGTCGGTCGGAGGGCCTGCCCGCCGAGGTCGTGATGGACCTCGCGACGGACACGTTCCTGGTGATCGTCCGGGGTGGCGACGGCACGGAGTGAGTGACAAGGATCAGCTCACTTCGGGCGCGGGCGCCGGCATCGCGAACTGTTCCGCCTGCAGCCCGTACAGCTCGGCGTAGACGCCGCCCTTGGCGAGCAGTTCCTCCGGGGTTCCCGATTCCACGAGCCGGCCCTCGTCCAGGACGTGCACCAGGTCCGCATGGCGTACGGACGCCAGCCGATGGGTGATGAGCACGACCGTCTGGCCGGTCCCGGCCAGCGCGCGGATCTTGTCGAACACCTCCAGCTCGGCCCGGGCGTCCAGCGCGGCCGTCGGCTCGTCCACGATCAGGATGCCGCCCCGCCGGTACGCCGCCCGGGCGATGCCCAGCCGCTGCCACTGCCCGCCGGACAGCTCGTGCCCGCCGCTGAAATGGCGGGCCAGCAGCGTGTCCAGACCGCGCGGCAGATCCGCGACCACGTCCTCGGCCCCCGCCTCGACAATCGCCGCCGCCAGCCGCTCCTCGGCCACCGGCACCGAGGGACGGCCCACAGCGATGTTCACCCGCGCCGTGAACGGCCACCGCTTGAAGTCCTGCGCCACCATCGCGATCCGCTCGGCCAGCAGGCGCCGGTCCGCGGTCGCCGCGTCGACGCCGTCCCACAGGATCCGGCCCCGGTCCGGTGTGTACAGCCCGGCCAGCAGCTTGACCAGGGTGGTCTTGCCCGAGCCGTTCTCGCCGACCAGCGCGACGATCCGGCCGAGCGGCAGCGTCAGGGAGACGTCGTCGAGCGCGGGGCGGGTGGCGTCACCCGGGTAGCTGAACGTGACGTTCTCGAAGCGGATCTCACGCGCGTTCTCGGGCAGCACCACGCCGCCGACCGGAATCGCACGGTCGGCGGCCTCGACGTACAGACGCTCCAGGTCGCCCACGAAGAGGGCCTCCTCGTGCAGCTGGTTGATCTCCAGCACGAGCGACTCCAGACTCGCCGAGCCGGTCCGGATCGCGATCACGGCCGTGCCCGCCACCGCCAGCGACATCGCCCCGGAGAGCAGCAGACCGCCCAGCGTGGCGTACGTCGACACGGTCGCGAGGCCCGTCCAGGCCGCCGCGATCAGGCCGGTACGGGCCGCTAGCCGTGCCAGCCGGGCCTGCTCCGCCTCCGCCGCCTCCGACATCGCGCGGAAGTGCCGCAGCAGGAACGGGCCCACGCCGTGCAGGCGGATCTCCGGCGCCGCCTCCGGTTCCGTCAGCAGACTGCTGATGAGGTGTCCCGCGCGCGCGTGCTGCACCCAGGTGTGGAACGACTCGTAGCGCCGCCGCGCGTTCGTGAGCGCGCTCCACGCGCTGGGCAGCGTCATCGTCACCAGCAGCGGGAGCAGCAGCGGATGCAGCACGGTGAGTACGCCGGCTGCCGCGACCAGCGAGATCAGCGCGTTCACCACGCGCGTGCCGTACATGATCATCCGGCGTGCCGAGGCGGCGCCGTACTGCGCGGTGTCCAGCAGCTTGTGGAAGGCGTGGTCCTCGATGGCCGCGAGCTCGACGGCCGCGGCCCGCTCCAGGTACTGCTCGGTCGCGACGCGCTCCACCTTCGGCTCCAGCCGCCCGGTGGCGTACGTCGACGCGGCCCGCAGCAGCGCGCCGAGCAGCAGGACGACGGCGATGGCGACCAGCGCGGGGACGGCGCCGCGCAGCCGGTCCTCGATCGGGCCGGTGCCCATCAGTCGGCTGAGCACGCTGTTGACCGCGAACAGGCTCACCGCCTGCGCCATGCCCCGGCCCACCTCGGCCGCCAGCACCGTCCGTGTGGCACCGCGGTCGGCCTGGCGGGCCAGCCGGAGGCTGGAGGCGAGCAGGGCGGGCATCCGCGTGATCATGGCCCGGAAGGAGAGCTCCAGGAAGGCTTCCGAGTGCTGGTTCCAGCCCATGTCGTAGCGCAGGGGGCCACCGAAGAGCAGCCGCTCCGACTCGGACACCTCCGGCTTGTCCGTGCCGCCTTTCGTCCCCACCGTCTGCCTCCCCCGAACCCGCACGAACGGCCACTATCGCGGCACGGTCGGCGACTGGGCAGGGCGCGGGGTGGGGGTGGGGGCGCACGCCGGGGTGTGCGGGGGCGCGGGCCTTGGGGTGGGGGCGCGTGGGGGGTGGGTTGCGCTGGGCGGTGTGCTCTTGCGGGGGAGGGGGCGCTGGTTGGGCGCGGTCCTGTGGGGGGCTTGCGGTGGTCGGGTGGGTCTCTGTGGCGGGGGTTGTGCCGGGTGGTGCGTGCCTGTGAGGGGCTTGCGTGGTTCGGGTGCGCTTCTGTGGCGGGGGTTGTGCCGGGTGGTGCGTCCCCTGCGGGAGGCTCGCGGTGGTCGGGTGCGCCTGTGCGGAGGGGCTTGCGCTAGGTGGTGCGTGCCCTGCGGGAGGCTCGCGGTGGTCGGGTGCGCCTGTGCGGAGGGGCTTGCGCTAGGTGGTGCGTCCCCTGCGGGGGGCTTGCGTGGTCGGGTGCGCCTCCGCGGAGCGCTACGCGGTGACCGTTCGTGACCAGCTCGGCGTCGTGCCCATGATGCGGCACAGGGCCAGGTAGAGGGGGATCGGTGGGGTGTAGGGGAGTGTGCCGTCGGGGCGGTGGATGAGGCGGGGGGCCTCGGGGACGACCGCGCCGGTG
Proteins encoded in this window:
- a CDS encoding amidohydrolase is translated as MTPSPAEAPADLVITGCAVLVHDDQERIRFEENAAVVVRSGVVESVTTADAVRHLPAVERIDAVGQVALPGLVNCHTHAPMVALRGLAEDLPTEAWFNDVVWPVESNLTERDVELGARLACAEMIRGGVTCFADHYFTMDAVAAVVEECGMRAHLGEAFFSSQGAQGRERSLDFALRNRGRADGRITTALAPHAPYTVDDADLTATADLARAHGLPVHLHAAENRDQTDTSLARHGITPIEVLERTGLLDTDLLIAHGTGIVDRDLPLLERAGGRVAVATAPRGYLKFGWPTTTPVRALRAIGVPVGLATDGAASNNSLDVWESMALTALIQKSTEGDPRWLTARQALHHATLQSARAVALGDAIGALAPGRRADIVLVDLTGPHTQPVHDLAATLVHSARSSDVRTTIVDGRILMRDRELLTLDVSAVVRELGERMPALLDRSHGRRIQEYDT
- a CDS encoding ABC transporter ATP-binding protein yields the protein MGWNQHSEAFLELSFRAMITRMPALLASSLRLARQADRGATRTVLAAEVGRGMAQAVSLFAVNSVLSRLMGTGPIEDRLRGAVPALVAIAVVLLLGALLRAASTYATGRLEPKVERVATEQYLERAAAVELAAIEDHAFHKLLDTAQYGAASARRMIMYGTRVVNALISLVAAAGVLTVLHPLLLPLLVTMTLPSAWSALTNARRRYESFHTWVQHARAGHLISSLLTEPEAAPEIRLHGVGPFLLRHFRAMSEAAEAEQARLARLAARTGLIAAAWTGLATVSTYATLGGLLLSGAMSLAVAGTAVIAIRTGSASLESLVLEINQLHEEALFVGDLERLYVEAADRAIPVGGVVLPENAREIRFENVTFSYPGDATRPALDDVSLTLPLGRIVALVGENGSGKTTLVKLLAGLYTPDRGRILWDGVDAATADRRLLAERIAMVAQDFKRWPFTARVNIAVGRPSVPVAEERLAAAIVEAGAEDVVADLPRGLDTLLARHFSGGHELSGGQWQRLGIARAAYRRGGILIVDEPTAALDARAELEVFDKIRALAGTGQTVVLITHRLASVRHADLVHVLDEGRLVESGTPEELLAKGGVYAELYGLQAEQFAMPAPAPEVS
- a CDS encoding DUF899 domain-containing protein, with the protein product MSLPEIASREEWRRARQELLVKEKAATRARDALNAERRRLPMVEINTEYVFEGGDGKATLLDLFEGRRQLVVYHFMFAPEWDAGCRSCSAFLDQVGHLAHLHARGTTFAAVSRAPYTRILPFKARMGWTLPWYSSYDDDFNHDFAATLEHDGQLVDRPGVSCFLRDRDRAFHTYSTYERGLDGLGSTTSFLDLTALGRQEEWEEPKGRASAFGAPAGSERIRYHDEYEE
- a CDS encoding endonuclease/exonuclease/phosphatase family protein, with protein sequence MLLGTWNLENLYRPGGPFGPKDKAAYETKLAALADVIAELDPALLGVQEVGDPDALADLAGMLAGNWHICLSEHADSRGIRVGFLSRTPLVVLSDTTTFPAPLRPVQADDSGPAVAEAGRGLLAVRAGELSVAVAHLKSKLLSYPEGRFHPRDEGERARYGAYALYRRAAEATALRALADKLLAGDGRARDVVVLGDLNDEAQAATTQILLGPPGSEIGTPGFRATDKGDAARLWNVAPLIPAEQRFSRVNSGRRELIDHILCSHRVVRRVTAAGTGLPGTGAPQLPSVGPDPAERRGAAGSDHAPVWVRVGS